One Branchiostoma floridae strain S238N-H82 chromosome 1, Bfl_VNyyK, whole genome shotgun sequence genomic region harbors:
- the LOC118427363 gene encoding ankyrin repeat domain-containing protein 12-like isoform X2 — protein MPAAIPSNSSGGANHKLRPLQKAGRSHKHLLRHYHDIASSLFSSERLHGLEELFLAAAKGGDYERVFNFLQRRSQDVISIDVKEPRTGNTALIWAAQNGHTRVVDLLLKYGADITLRNHEGQTAMDLAPAHLCRMLLESVDRVGTSHRHLLQAAWQGNTRKVKALLGGRKALDINCSNSEGFSPLLLATRDMDMFQDLVPGHHNPTDVVKELIGKRADVTAYDDEGKTPLHLAASAKGQGSEKVVAALIKGGSDVDAPDKRSLTPIHWASQVGKTSSVLTLIEGGADVNVKGWSGATPLHVSASHGHEECSAVLLEHGADITSVDDAGMTPAEVAKGKRLKSALREAWTEATHSDRSRELTPVRPPSRNPAEQKEEQTLDDSIQGRSSSSPVLSSTPLHIRALQHLAAEERKLHVADPGMADGESSPRDSVRKLGVPRVSSKTPPRHHRTRQNSSDRATLAPLILSRAQVKQNKLKTALRGVTDSPSLHIRGKGRLKITTMARHSHPSPRQQDPLPQLVAPVSVTMLELGITDGVKEKRLQRLENSPIGALIQKRPRIMSFSGSACSKKFSPRDRRVNSDPCAGDVAAACEMYIRQASRLQYRLPSPHLEHREEEESRSLCSQKESRESSPFLPPPSPRQFLCSGGETSVETSPRSQDGSTEDLAEKEGSVVSGTNTSSLLSRSSSFVIEDSQLRGRSQRLGCGKGKADTHHRSIPPVAPDTHQKTETSTEHSSSPDSTSQEVQHAVMQIKSVKKSANKPTVAPASDDQQVDRHRAVQGVSGEKALKNGANTKLSETQNKDSTGAKETEDEGCKSHAEKNSKCPKESNETTSISEFVVSKGSASKDNARKKRTKKKVVTTNGLDDVVPYQKKTLKQSSMKPKSPQQEVRVCETPDSDRYATISYRLSEQLMMRKDQNYYPVQPTVECKQNAVEVDVEGSTQEHRGSETDVAHSMSSPGSTNTLPRLTASECTNINMTSNKTDSSMATDSTTSKTVNNDNDVQSSLILPSVEIINPTPQTTMDEPTPIIQDFLSLLPILTQNDTQNVKPSSAKPTKKSAGKRTRETSSNRQQRQGSGSSTRSGKSSSKSSATSNTAAKKSRSGDSAKGKMQPPAKQKKSKKKKKEEVEEDLSKVDQGAIAFVSGLGWHIQTDYAETDYAPSPDLLKDITSPRYGEEEAIREVKHTSKKQSKDSKTQLSPLAMSVNGLNAKNSGKTHGNVGSMVRNYFKEGTLSKSLPKLLPETLKAIREFSDDMKAATLPFPPDKSEDFDITEDVKASTLPLPDTKSGQLVIDNSKLSHDLQVQLQIDTENNRDNVHLGQSAAGSVDTRTTSFPDDTESVSSHDSDLDAFYQEALMQLEDEENTDENGSMAPILLGHGNMNVPHTDNGEGWSTRITSRKTSFQTDLDDIDQTMSVYSEYSAVVDNVKFVGEDGSEVSTLTPLPPDDYDGADETTELVMAPRGPEDFNSLNSEPHTSILRSCASRSSGRSGSVATYSTEGVGSQEEEQVIQWKKGNLLGKGAYGKVCCGLTSRGELIAVKQVELNTAHWEKAEQEYQRLRDEVDLLQTLRHRNIVRFLGTSLEGNVVNIFMQFIPGGTLASLLARFGVLEEGVVSRYTRQILIGVEYLHNNNIIHRDLKGNNIMLMPNGVIKLIDFGCARRVCERLSVSNSQVLKSMRGTPYWMAPEVVSESGYGVKSDVWSVGCTVFEMLTGKPPWADMAPMAAIFHIGSGKEVPELPDTASPPAHNFVHACLTRNPAQRPSATQLLKHSFILRRQEED, from the exons ATGCCTGCTGCTATTCCGTCCAACTCATCCGGAGGTGCCAACCACAAGCTGCGGCCTCTGCAGAAAGCTGGCAGGTCCCACAAACACCTCCTGCGCCACTACCATGACATCGCCTCCAGCCTCTTCAGCTCAGAGAGACTGCATGGTCTGGAGGAACTATTTCTGGCAGCGGCCAAG ggtGGTGACTATGAAAGAGTTTTCAACTTCCTGCAGCGGCGCAGCCAAGAC gtcatcagtattgatgtGAAGGAGCCAAGAACAGGAAACACAGCCCTGATCTGGGCTGCACAGAACGGCCACACCAGGGTAG TAGACCTGTTGTTGAAATATGGTGCTGACATCACCTTACGTAACCATGAGGGCCAGACAGCCATGGACCTGGCCCCTGCACACTTGTGTCGCATGCTGCTGGAGTCTGTGGACAGGGTGGGGACGTCCCACAGACACCTGCTGCAGGCTGCCTGGCAGGGAAACACCAGGAAAGTCAAGGCATTGTTG GGTGGTCGAAAGGCCCTTGACATCAACTGCAGTAATTCTGAAGGCTTCTCACCCCTCCTGTTGGCAACAAGGGACATGGACATGTTCCAAGATC TTGTTCCAGGTCATCATAATCCTACAGATGTTGTAAAAGAGCTGATTGGAAAGAGAGC AGATGTGACTGCCTATGATGATGAGGGTAAGACACCCCTGCACCTGGCTGCATCTGCtaagggtcaggggtcagagAAGGTGGTGGCAGCTCTTATCAAAGGAGGCTCTGATGTTG atGCTCCAGACAAGCGCAGTTTGACCCCCATCCACTGGGCCTCCCAGGTTGGCAAAACCTCCTCAGTTCTGACACTGATCGAGGGTGGAGCTGATGTGAATGTTAAAGGATGGTCTGGGGCTACACCGCTACATGTCTCA GCCTCCCATGGCCACGAGGAGTGTTCAGCTGTACTGCTGGAACATGGGGCAGACATCACGAGTGTGGACGATGCAGGAATGACACCTGCTGAGGTGGCCAAGGGAAAGAGACTCAAGAGTGCACTTAGAG AGGCATGGACAGAGGCCACCCACTCGGACAGAAGCAGAGAGCTAACTCCAGTTAGACCTCCATCCAGAAACCCTGCAG AACAAAAGGAAGAGCAGACATTGGATGATTCCATACAGGGACGTTCCTCCAGCTCGCCAGTGCTGAGCTCCACCCCCCTCC ACATCCGGGCGCTCCAGCACCTGGCTGCAGAGGAGAGGAAGCTTCATGTAGCTGATCCTGGCATGGCGGATGGAGAGTCAAGTCCAAG GGATTCTGTGAGGAAATTAGGGGTTCCTCGTGTATCCAGTAAGACTCCCCCCAGACACCACCGGACCCGACAGAACAGCAGTGACAGGGCCACACTGGCTCCCCTCATCCTGTCCAGGGCACAGGTCAAGCAGAACAAACTAAAGACTGCGCTCCGTGGTGTGACAGACTCCCCATCCTTACACATCAGGGGGAAGGGCAGGCTGAAGATCACAACCATGGCCAGACACT CTCATCCGTCTCCACGGCAACAGGATCCGCTGCCCCAGCTGGTGGCCCCTGTGTCAGTCACCATGCTGGAGCTGGGCATCACAGATGGGGTGAAGGAGAAACG ACTTCAGAGACTAGAGAACAGCCCCATTGGTGCTCTGATACAGAAAAGACCGAGAATCATGTCGTTTTCTGGATCTGCATGCAGCAAGAA GTTTTCCCCGCGGGACAGACGGGTGAACTCCGACCCCTGTGCCGGTGATGTGGCAGCGGCATGTGAGATGTACATCAGACAGGCCAGCAGGTTACAGTACAGGCTGCCTTCTCCTCATCTGGAGCacagggaggaggaggagagcAGGTCACTCTGTAGTCAG aaggaaagtcgtgaaTCTTCCCCCTTCCTGCCCCCTCCCTCACCTCGCCAGTTCCTGTGCAGCGGAGGAGAAACATCAGTAGAGACATCTCCAAGAAGTCAGG ATGGCAGTACTGAAGATTTAGCAGAGAAGGAGGGTTCTGTAGTCAGTGGAACCAATACATCTTCACTGCTTTCAAGATCTTCATCATTTGTTATAGAAGACAGTCAGCTAAGAGGAAGGTCACAAAGACTAGGATGTGGCAAAGGCAAGGCAGACACTCATCATAGGAGCATACCACCTGTTGCTCCAGATACTCATCAGAAGACAGAAACTTCTACAGAACACTCAAGCTCACCAGATTCCACAAGCCAGGAAGTCCAGCATgcagttatgcaaatcaaatcaGTAAAAAAATCAGCTAACAAACCAACTGTGGCACCAGCAAGTGATGACCAGCAGGTAGATAGACATAGAGCAGTTCAAGGGGTTTCTGGTGAGAAAGCATTGAAAAATGGTGCCAACACAAAACTATCAGAAACCCAGAACAAAGACTCTACTGGAGCAAAGGAAACAGAGGATGAAGGATGTAAAAGTCATGCTGAAAAAAACTCAAAGTGTCCAAAAGAGAGCAATGAGACAACAAGCATTTCAGAATTTGTGGTGTCAAAAGGAAGCGCAAGCAAAGATAatgcaagaaagaaaagaactaAAAAGAAGGTAGTCACAACAAATGGCTTGGATGATGTTGTGCCATATCAAAAGAAGACTTTAAAACAGTCCTCTATGAAGCCTAAATCTCCACAGCAAGAAGTGCGTGTCTGTGAGACTCCAGATTCCGACAGATATGCCACAATATCATACAGACTGAGTGAACAGCTCATGATGAGGAAGGACCAGAACTACTATCCAGTTCAACCAACAGTAGAATGCAAACAAAATGCAGTAGAGGTGGATGTGGAAGGTTCCACTCAAGAACACAGGGGTAGTGAAACTGATGTTGCACACAGTATGTCTAGTCCTGGTTCAACTAACACACTGCCAAGATTGACTGCTTCTGAATGCACAAATATCAACATGACTAGCAATAAAACTGACAGTAGCATGGCTACAGACTCAACAACGTCCAAAACtgtaaataatgataatgatgtgcAGTCTAGTCTCATTCTGCCTTCTGTTGAAATTATAAACCCAACCCCACAGACAACAATGGATGAGCCCACACCAATAATACAAGACTTTCTCAGTCTCCTGCCAATTCTCACACAAAATGACACACAAAATGTCAAGCCTAGTAGTGCCAAACCCACCAAGAAAAGTGCAGGAAAGAGAACAAGGGAGACATCATCCAACAGACAACAGAGACAGGGCTCAGGCAGCTCAACTAGGTCAGGTAAAAGCTCGTCTAAGTCTTCTGCCACATCTAATACGGCTGCTAAAAAATCTAGATCAGGAGATTCAGCAAAGGGCAAAATGCAACCACCTGCCAAACAAAAGAAGagcaagaagaaaaagaaggaggAAGTTGAAGAAGATCTGAGCAAGGTTGATCAAGGTGCCATTGCTTTTGTGTCTGGTCTTGGATGGCACATTCAGACTGACTATGCAGAAACGGACTATGCACCGTCACCTGACCTCCTGAAAGATATCACATCCCCAAGGTATGGGGAAGAAGAAGCCATAAGGGAAGTTAAACACACTTCTAAGAAACAGTCTAAAGACTCAAAGACACAGCTTTCCCCATTAGCAATGTCGGTAAATGGATTGAATGCGAAGAACTCAGGAAAAACACATGGAAATGTTGGCAGTATGGTTAGAAACTATTTCAAGGAAGGGACCTTGAGCAAATCCCTACCCAAACTTCTTCCTGAAACCCTGAAGGCCATCAGAGAGTTCTCTGACGACATGAAGGCAGCGACACTTCCCTTCCCCCCAGACAAGTCTGAAGACTTTGACATCACTGAAGACGTTAAAGCATCAACTCTTCCATTGCCTGACACAAAGTCTGGCCAGCTGGTTATTGACAACAGTAAACTGTCCCATGACTTACAGGTACAGCTACAGATTGACACAGAGAATAACAGAGACAATGTTCACTTGGGACAGTCTGCAGCTGGGAGTGTGGACACACGTACTACTTCCTTCCCAGATGATACTGAGTCTGTAAGCTCACATGACTCAGACCTGGATGCATTTTATCAAGAAGCTCTGATGCAGCTTGAGGATGAGGAGAATACAGATGAGAATGGTTCTATGGCTCCCATCCTGCTGGGCCATGGGAACATGAACGTTCCCCACACAGACAATGGTGAGGGCTGGTCCACGAGAATCACATCACGTAAGACTAGCTTTCAAACTGATCTAGATGACATAGACCAGACCATGTCTGTGTACTCGGAGTACAGCGCTGTAGTAGACAATGTGAAGTTTGTGGGAGAGGATGGAAGTGAGGTGAGCACCCTGACACCCCTCCCCCCTGATGACTATGATGGTGCTGATGAGACCACAGAACTGGTGATGGCTCCGCGGGGACCGGAGGACTTCAACAGCCTGAACTCTGAG CCTCACACCAGTATCCTGCGCAGCTGTGCCAGCCGCAGTAGTGGCCGCAGTGGCAGTGTGGCCACCTACAGCACTGAGGGGGTGGGGTCACAGGAGGAGGAGCAAGTCATTCAGTGGAAGAAAGGCAACCTGTTAGGGAAGGGTGCTTATGGCAAG gtgtgCTGTGGGCTGACGAGCCGTGGGGAGTTGATTGCTGTGAAGCAGGTGGAACTGAACACAGCTCACTGGGAGAAGGCTGAGCAGGAGTACCAGAGGCTGCGGGACGAGGTGGACCTGCTGCAGACACTCCGACACAGGAACATTGTCAG GTTTCTGGGCACCAGTCTGGAGGGTAACGTGGTGAACATCTTTATGCAGTTCATCCCAGGAGGAACCCTGGCCTCCCTGCTAGCACGCTTTGGTGTGCTGGAGGAGGGTGTGGTCAGCAGGTACACCAGGCAGATCCTCATAGGTGTGGAGTAcctgcacaacaacaacatcatccaCAG GGATCTGAAGGGGAACAACATCATGCTGATGCCCAATGGTGTGATCAAGCTGATTGACTTTGGCTGTGCCAGGCGTGTGTGCGAGCGGCTCAGTGTCTCCAACAGCCAAGTACTGAAGTCCATGCGAG GCACCCCATACTGGATGGCTCCTGAGGTGGTGTCAGAGTCTGGCTATGGTGTGAAGTCTGATGTGTGGAGTGTGGGCTGTACAGTGTTTGAGATGTTGACAGGGAAGCCACCCTGGGCGGACATGGCTCCCATGGCTGCCATCTTCCACATTGGCAGTGGCAAGGAG gtGCCTGAGCTACCTGACACAGCCTCCCCTCCTGCCCACAACTTTGTCCATGCCTGCCTGACAAGAAACCCAGCCCAGCGGCCGTCAGCCACACAGCTGCTCAAGCACTCCTTCATCCTGAGGAGGCAGGAGGAAGACTAG